CGGGCATGCTCGGCTGGGTGTTCAGCGGCGCCCTGCGCTCGCTCGGCCACGCGCGTACGCCGCTGGTCGCCACGATCCTCAGCGTCGCCATCGAGAGCGTCCTGGCGTACTCCCTGGTGTTCGGCGTCGGCCCATTCCCGCAGCTCGGGGTCGTGGGAGCCGCGTGGGCCATCGTCGTGGCCAACACCTTCAAGGCCCTGTACCTCGCCGCGCAGATCTACGGGCCGCGTCATCTGGCAGAACTCCACATTCCGCCCCCGCGCTCGTGGCGCGAGGTCGCTGCGCCCCTGCTGACCCTCACTGCCCCCATCGCCTTCACGGAGTTCGCGTGGAGCCTCGGCGGCTTCCTGTACGCCGCCGTGTTCGCCCACGTGGGCACACAGGCGCTCGCGGCCAGCCAGATCTCCGCGAACCTGGAAAGTGTGTTCTTTATCTCCTCGTTCGGCCTGATGAGCGCCGCCACCGTGTTCATCGGCCGCAGCCTGGGGGCCGGGGACGCCACCGCCGCGCAGGGCTGGCTGCAGCGCATCCTGCGGGCGGGACTGATCACGGCGCTCGTCAGCGGGGCGCTCTACGCCCTGAGCGCCCTCGCCGTGCCGGTGCTGTTCCCGCGCGTCGGCCCGGAGGTGCAACAGCTCGCCGTGATCGGCATCCTCATCACGGCCGTGAGTCAGGTCGTGAAGGTGCGGAACATGATCATCGGCGGCGGGGTGCTTCCCGGCACCGGCGACGGCAAGGGCGTCCTGATCGGGGACGTGGTCGGGGCCTTCGTGATCGGCCTGCCGCTTGCCATCTTCCTCGGGCTGTACACGCCGCTGGGCGCGTGGGGCGTCTTCCTGGCGCGTGGGCTGGAAGAAGTCAGCAAGGTCATCATCTTCGAGTGGCGCCGCCGCCGCGTGGACTGGCCTCGACTGGCCCATGAGCAGGCCGGAACGGTGGCCGTCGCGGCCCACTGAACCGAGGTCAATCGGCCGGAACCGGCTGGATGGAGGCCGGGCGGATCGCACGTTTGATTCGCCCGGCCTGCTGCATGGCCGGCCGCTCGACCAGCCGGTACATCAGTTCGGCCACCGGGAAGGTCAGCGTAAACGAGACCAGCAGCAGCCACGGAATGGACAGCCGCTCGGCCCCGAGCCGGACGACCAGCGTGAGCACCAGCGTGTGGTACAGGTACAGGCTGTAGCTCACACGGCCCAGCCACTCTGGCACCGGGCGCTCCAGCCAGGTACGGAACGGCGCCCAGCCCATCGCCAGCGCCACCAGCATGGCCGAACCGAAGAGCGTCACCGTGTCGTTGACCGTCGCCCGCAGCCAGCCCACGTCCGGCTGCCAGCCATACCACTGCACGGGGATCAGCAGCAGGGTGGCGGCCAGGACGATCGCTGGCACCGGGGTCGGCCAGCGGGTCACCGTGCGCGCCACCAGACCATGATGCCGTGACAGCCACGCGCCCAGCACGAACATCGCGAGGTACCGCAGCAGATTCGTGGCGATGTCCCCGGTGCCGAACACGTAGTGTGCGGCCAGCAGGAGCACGCACAGCAGCGGCGTGAAGATCCGGTGCTGCCGCGCCAGCAGCACCACGACCGGCAGCAGCAGCGACAGCCACATCTCCCATTTCAGGCTCCACACGACTGGCAGGAACGCCCACTGGGTCAGACCCTCGTCCATCCGGCCCAGCATCAGCACGTGCTGCACGTAGGCAGGGACGCCCGCTTCCTTCCAGATGTTCTCGAACCACCCGCTGGTGCCATTCACGGACGCCCACCCCAGCCGCCAGAACGCCAGCGCGGCCAGCGTGACCGCC
The Deinococcus sp. KSM4-11 DNA segment above includes these coding regions:
- a CDS encoding acyltransferase, producing MRFNALGSLRGLAALVVVIHHHLLVFPDLFPTKTGVGGWFDWLSFTPLHLFWAGGEAVSFFFLLSGFVLTLPVWRGEELDMLNFVVRRVWRVWVPFIVAVTLAALAFWRLGWASVNGTSGWFENIWKEAGVPAYVQHVLMLGRMDEGLTQWAFLPVVWSLKWEMWLSLLLPVVVLLARQHRIFTPLLCVLLLAAHYVFGTGDIATNLLRYLAMFVLGAWLSRHHGLVARTVTRWPTPVPAIVLAATLLLIPVQWYGWQPDVGWLRATVNDTVTLFGSAMLVALAMGWAPFRTWLERPVPEWLGRVSYSLYLYHTLVLTLVVRLGAERLSIPWLLLVSFTLTFPVAELMYRLVERPAMQQAGRIKRAIRPASIQPVPAD
- a CDS encoding MATE family efflux transporter — encoded protein: MSAVPATSLSSESIKSPAREIAGIAVPVSLEMVIQLVLGFINQVIVGTLGAVSVAAVGLSGSLGFLFFITLGALGSGTSILVARRAGAGDRHGVNTVMTVTTALSVVLGALITGAVYFLAGPLLGLAGGAADVTRVATPYLQVLMVSLVPGMLGWVFSGALRSLGHARTPLVATILSVAIESVLAYSLVFGVGPFPQLGVVGAAWAIVVANTFKALYLAAQIYGPRHLAELHIPPPRSWREVAAPLLTLTAPIAFTEFAWSLGGFLYAAVFAHVGTQALAASQISANLESVFFISSFGLMSAATVFIGRSLGAGDATAAQGWLQRILRAGLITALVSGALYALSALAVPVLFPRVGPEVQQLAVIGILITAVSQVVKVRNMIIGGGVLPGTGDGKGVLIGDVVGAFVIGLPLAIFLGLYTPLGAWGVFLARGLEEVSKVIIFEWRRRRVDWPRLAHEQAGTVAVAAH